A window from Bacillota bacterium encodes these proteins:
- a CDS encoding ParB/RepB/Spo0J family partition protein: MRLGDLLRSRAANQEKVAAPEPEVKEEQWSEQVISIPIDSVEINRFQPRSFFDEASLGELAASIKEHGILHPMVVRPIGEERYELVVGERRLRACRMLGWDKIPVIVKELDDKNSAELALIENLQREDLNCIEVAEGYRRLLDEFGMTQEQLAQRLGSSQSSIANKLRLLKLPESVRHIVSQEMLGERQARALLSLKSEADQLKALEKIVGDGLNVRQTEDLVRKMLEEDKPTQKVRRFHPDVRLLRNSVRRLVADMREGGSVIDFKEQVVDDTLEMVIRIRTEP; the protein is encoded by the coding sequence ATGCGGCTGGGGGATTTGCTAAGAAGTAGAGCTGCCAATCAAGAGAAGGTCGCCGCACCGGAGCCAGAAGTCAAGGAGGAGCAATGGAGCGAACAGGTTATCTCCATTCCCATTGATTCCGTGGAGATCAACCGCTTTCAGCCCAGGAGTTTCTTTGACGAAGCAAGTTTGGGTGAATTGGCTGCATCGATTAAGGAACACGGGATTTTGCATCCCATGGTGGTGAGGCCCATCGGTGAAGAACGCTACGAGCTGGTGGTGGGAGAGCGCCGCCTGCGGGCCTGCCGCATGTTGGGCTGGGACAAGATTCCGGTGATCGTGAAGGAACTGGACGATAAGAACTCGGCGGAATTGGCTTTAATCGAGAACCTGCAGCGGGAGGACTTGAACTGCATAGAAGTGGCGGAGGGCTACCGTCGTTTGCTCGATGAATTTGGAATGACTCAGGAACAGTTGGCCCAGCGATTGGGGAGTAGTCAGTCCAGCATCGCCAACAAGTTGCGATTGCTGAAGCTGCCGGAATCCGTTCGCCACATCGTGTCCCAGGAAATGTTGGGAGAGCGTCAAGCTCGGGCGTTGCTATCCCTGAAGTCAGAGGCGGATCAGCTCAAGGCCTTGGAGAAGATCGTCGGCGATGGATTAAATGTACGACAAACAGAAGATCTAGTTCGTAAGATGTTAGAGGAGGACAAGCCTACCCAGAAGGTAAGGCGATTCCATCCCGATGTGCGGTTGTTGCGCAATAGTGTTCGGCGGCTGGTGGCCGATATGCGGGAGGGTGGCAGTGTCATCGACTTCAAGGAACAGGTAGTTGACGACACCTTGGAAATGGTCATCCGCATCCGCACGGAACCGTAG
- a CDS encoding protein jag, with the protein MKSVEVSAKTVDAAVADALAQLDATQDQVIIEVLDEGSKGFLGLLGAKDARVRVTMRDLVAEKAERAKEFLLQLLEKMGVNATVEAKSSDDTIELEMSGKNIGLVIGRRGATLDAIQYIVSLYANKDGEWNRILLDAEGYRNRRNETLRRLARKVGERVKKTGRRTVLEPMNPHERRIIHMTLQNEPRLATHSEGTEPYRRVVVTLKKGR; encoded by the coding sequence ATGAAGAGCGTCGAGGTGTCGGCGAAGACTGTTGATGCTGCGGTGGCTGATGCCTTAGCACAGTTGGACGCCACCCAGGATCAAGTGATCATCGAAGTCTTGGATGAGGGCAGTAAAGGATTTCTAGGACTTTTGGGCGCGAAGGATGCCAGAGTGCGAGTCACCATGCGGGACCTGGTGGCAGAAAAGGCCGAGAGGGCGAAGGAGTTCTTACTCCAACTCTTAGAGAAGATGGGTGTTAACGCTACCGTCGAGGCAAAGTCCTCCGATGACACCATTGAGTTAGAGATGAGTGGTAAGAATATTGGATTAGTCATCGGACGCCGGGGTGCTACCTTGGATGCCATCCAATACATAGTCAGTTTGTACGCCAACAAAGATGGCGAATGGAATCGGATCCTGCTCGATGCCGAGGGCTATCGCAATCGGCGCAATGAGACCCTCCGACGACTGGCTCGCAAGGTCGGGGAGAGAGTAAAGAAGACGGGCCGGCGTACTGTATTGGAACCGATGAATCCCCATGAGCGGAGAATAATCCACATGACCTTACAGAATGAGCCGCGATTGGCCACTCATAGCGAAGGTACCGAACCCTATCGGCGGGTGGTAGTTACACTGAAGAAGGGCCGTTAG
- the mnmG gene encoding tRNA uridine-5-carboxymethylaminomethyl(34) synthesis enzyme MnmG, giving the protein MRPVEKYDVIVVGAGHAGCEAGLAAARLGCRTLVLTLNLDNIALMPCNPSIGGPAKATLVREIDALGGQMGIVTDATHLQMRLLNTRKGPAVRALRAQVDRKVYSLQMKRILENQENLFLQQGLVESIDPSPSGTVIKTAEGDQYRGRAVVLATGTYLSSRLFLGDVTIDSAPASQIPAYRLSDALRDLGLELVRFKTGTPPRVNARSLDYDKMKAQPGHRVPHGFSFLPIYDERPQLDCWLTYTTPETHRIISENLEISAMYSGAITGIGPRYCPSIETKIVLFPDRESHPVFVEPEGRDTTEVYLSGVSNSFPPAVQREILRTIPGLERAEILRYGYAVEYDCLASGQFDFTLQLRKLPGIFTAGQVNGTSGYEEAACQGLIAGINAARLVKGEPLITLSRTDGYIGVLIDDLVVKGTNEPYRMLTGLAEHRLLLRMDNADERLTPIGAEIGLACRERRELLAAKLEQRELEIRRLQDSLVRPSESVNTYLTQRGSSTLTEPVSAYDLLKRPELSYDDVVHLCPSEEELDDRIRQSVEINVKYAGYIAKQEAQVERFKRMEERVIPDNIDYSQIPGLSRGAVELLSTVRPQTMGQAGRISGVSAGDLSVLLVYLETRGRNRQGGEADRSRDEGPGVF; this is encoded by the coding sequence ATGAGGCCAGTGGAGAAGTATGATGTGATTGTCGTTGGGGCCGGTCACGCCGGTTGTGAAGCGGGGTTGGCCGCGGCGCGGCTGGGGTGCAGAACCCTTGTTCTGACATTGAATCTCGATAACATAGCCCTAATGCCCTGTAACCCTTCCATCGGAGGGCCGGCTAAGGCCACTCTGGTCAGGGAGATAGACGCTCTAGGTGGGCAGATGGGAATTGTGACCGATGCCACCCATTTGCAGATGCGGCTGCTGAATACTCGGAAGGGTCCTGCCGTTAGAGCTCTGCGGGCCCAGGTGGATCGAAAGGTCTATTCCCTGCAGATGAAAAGGATCCTGGAGAACCAGGAGAATCTGTTTTTGCAGCAGGGACTGGTGGAGTCCATTGATCCCAGCCCGTCGGGAACGGTGATCAAGACCGCGGAAGGGGACCAGTATCGGGGAAGGGCCGTAGTGTTGGCAACGGGGACCTATCTTTCCAGTCGACTGTTTTTGGGCGATGTGACCATCGATTCCGCCCCGGCCAGTCAGATTCCCGCCTACCGGCTCAGTGATGCCCTGCGGGATTTGGGACTGGAGTTAGTCCGCTTTAAAACGGGAACTCCGCCCCGAGTCAATGCCCGTTCCTTGGATTATGACAAAATGAAGGCACAGCCGGGACATCGGGTTCCCCATGGTTTTTCCTTCCTGCCGATTTACGATGAGAGGCCTCAACTGGATTGTTGGCTTACCTATACTACTCCTGAGACCCATAGGATCATTTCGGAAAACCTGGAGATTTCGGCGATGTATTCGGGAGCCATTACCGGGATTGGACCCCGGTACTGTCCCTCCATCGAGACTAAGATTGTGCTTTTCCCCGATCGGGAGAGCCACCCGGTGTTCGTAGAGCCCGAGGGGAGGGACACCACCGAGGTGTATTTGAGCGGAGTGTCCAACAGTTTTCCACCCGCGGTGCAGCGGGAAATCCTGCGAACGATTCCCGGGCTGGAAAGGGCGGAAATCCTGCGCTACGGCTATGCCGTGGAGTATGACTGTTTGGCCTCGGGGCAGTTTGACTTTACTCTGCAGCTGCGGAAGCTGCCGGGGATCTTTACTGCGGGACAGGTGAACGGCACCTCGGGCTACGAGGAGGCAGCTTGTCAGGGGTTAATCGCGGGCATTAACGCTGCCCGCCTGGTGAAGGGTGAACCCTTGATTACCCTGAGCCGCACCGATGGATATATCGGGGTGCTCATCGATGACCTGGTGGTCAAGGGCACCAATGAACCCTACCGGATGCTCACCGGGTTGGCGGAACATCGTTTACTGCTGCGGATGGATAACGCCGATGAGCGACTGACTCCCATCGGGGCAGAGATCGGACTGGCCTGCCGGGAGCGCAGGGAGCTTTTGGCTGCGAAGCTGGAGCAGCGGGAACTTGAGATCCGCCGGTTGCAGGATAGCCTGGTTCGCCCCTCGGAGTCGGTGAATACCTATCTAACTCAGCGAGGATCCTCCACCCTGACGGAGCCGGTAAGTGCCTACGATTTGCTCAAGCGTCCTGAGCTTTCCTATGATGATGTTGTTCATCTGTGCCCTTCAGAAGAGGAGCTGGATGATCGGATCCGCCAATCGGTGGAGATTAATGTCAAGTATGCGGGGTACATTGCCAAGCAAGAGGCTCAGGTGGAGAGATTCAAGCGAATGGAGGAACGAGTTATTCCCGATAACATAGATTACAGCCAGATTCCCGGTCTGTCCCGGGGGGCAGTGGAGTTGCTATCCACCGTAAGGCCCCAGACCATGGGCCAAGCCGGCAGGATCAGCGGAGTTTCGGCAGGAGACCTTTCGGTACTTCTGGTGTATCTGGAGACCCGGGGGCGGAATCGGCAAGGGGGCGAGGCAGATCGATCGAGAGACGAAGGTCCAGGAGTTTTCTGA
- a CDS encoding ParA family protein yields MGQVIAIVNQKGGVGKSTTAVNLGACLAELGKSVLLVDVDPQGNATSGIGVNKQEVKSCIYDVIVGDATLREVVQATELENLHVAPARIDLAGAEVELVSMMSREYRLKNAIDKIRDQYDYVLIDAPPSLGLLTLNALTAADFALIPIQCEYYALEGVSQLMGTISLVRTHLNDTLDIKGVLMTMYDARTNLSEQVVEEVRKHFGSIVFNVVIPRNVRLSEAPSFGESIIQYDPSSKGAEAYRRLAREVVERG; encoded by the coding sequence TTGGGACAGGTAATAGCCATTGTGAATCAAAAGGGTGGAGTCGGCAAGAGTACCACGGCTGTCAACTTGGGAGCATGTCTCGCTGAGTTGGGTAAGAGTGTACTCTTGGTGGATGTGGACCCTCAGGGAAACGCTACCAGCGGTATCGGTGTTAATAAACAGGAAGTGAAATCCTGCATCTATGATGTGATTGTCGGTGATGCGACCCTGAGGGAAGTGGTGCAGGCAACGGAACTTGAGAATCTCCATGTTGCTCCGGCTCGGATCGATTTGGCCGGCGCTGAAGTGGAGCTGGTCTCAATGATGTCCCGGGAATACCGCTTGAAGAATGCCATAGATAAAATCCGCGATCAATACGATTACGTACTGATTGATGCACCCCCTTCACTGGGCTTGCTAACTCTCAACGCTTTAACGGCAGCAGACTTTGCTTTGATCCCCATCCAGTGCGAATATTACGCCCTGGAGGGAGTTAGTCAGTTGATGGGAACCATTAGCTTGGTTCGGACCCATCTAAACGACACGCTGGATATCAAGGGTGTGCTGATGACGATGTATGATGCCAGGACCAATCTGTCGGAGCAGGTTGTGGAGGAAGTGAGAAAACACTTTGGCTCTATCGTCTTCAATGTGGTGATTCCCCGCAACGTGCGCCTAAGTGAAGCTCCTAGTTTCGGTGAAAGTATTATTCAATATGATCCCAGTTCCAAGGGTGCCGAGGCGTATCGCCGGTTGGCCAGGGAGGTGGTGGAGCGTGGCTAG
- the mnmG gene encoding tRNA uridine-5-carboxymethylaminomethyl(34) synthesis enzyme MnmG, protein MPWGRSPEKRCRKTLLIGFLSASVWENSGGKRVERYDVIVVGAGHAGCEAALAAARLGCKTLLLTMSLDTIAQMSCNPAIGGPAAKSHLVREIDALGGQMAKTIDRSYLNIRELNQSRGPAVRAIRAQADKRRYQQEMIHTLETQEDLFLKQAIVTDLVVEGGRVQGVVTKSGVTYWGRTVVLTTGTFLRGMLVVGDIRYEGGRQGEPAATELSQCLERLGLKLKRFQSATPPRIDARTVDFSQLTEQPGSSRPLAFSYETEEFITEQLPCWYTHTNEETIAVVKANLHRSPIQTGAVVGEGPRFCPSIDRKVLRFPDQIRHMVFLEPEGHYTTELYALGMTTAMPEDVQIKIVRSLPGLSRAELMRPGYAVEYDYIDPSQLTLSMENRRIKGLFTAGQINGSSGYEEAAGQGLMAGINAARQCQGLEPVILDRSMAYIGVMIDDLVNKGVTEPYRMMTSRAEYRLMLRIDNADLRLTEIGREIGLIGDDRYAKFLAKKRAIEQTVSWLRSTQVNPTREVREALQKLGSGDLAKSVTAAEILQRPEIGYRDLEKVIPGVPKLPEATAEVVEIEIKFSSYIERQQRQVAQFRELEDLPIPLSIDYDAIKGLRSEARDRLKAVRPLSVGQAARLPGVSPADVSVLAIYVRSLAGGAPSKGQSRNVPGSGLDSEARVSS, encoded by the coding sequence ATGCCCTGGGGAAGATCACCGGAGAAACGGTGCAGGAAGACATTATTGATCGGATTTTTGAGCGCTTCTGTTTGGGAAAATAGCGGAGGTAAGAGAGTGGAACGTTACGATGTCATTGTAGTAGGCGCTGGACATGCCGGCTGTGAAGCAGCCTTGGCAGCAGCCCGCCTGGGGTGTAAGACCCTACTGTTAACGATGAGCCTAGATACCATCGCCCAGATGTCCTGTAACCCAGCCATCGGCGGCCCCGCGGCCAAGAGTCATCTGGTACGGGAAATTGATGCTTTAGGGGGACAGATGGCCAAAACCATCGATCGCTCCTATTTGAATATTCGTGAGCTGAATCAAAGCCGAGGTCCGGCAGTTAGGGCCATCAGGGCCCAGGCCGATAAACGGCGCTACCAGCAGGAAATGATCCACACCCTGGAGACCCAAGAGGATTTGTTTCTCAAGCAAGCCATTGTCACCGACCTAGTGGTGGAAGGCGGCAGGGTTCAGGGAGTAGTCACCAAGTCCGGTGTCACTTATTGGGGCAGGACGGTGGTGTTGACCACCGGTACCTTCCTGCGAGGGATGTTGGTGGTGGGGGATATCCGCTATGAGGGCGGACGGCAAGGAGAGCCCGCGGCCACGGAGTTGTCCCAGTGCCTGGAGAGGCTAGGGCTGAAGTTAAAGCGGTTTCAATCGGCAACTCCTCCCCGAATCGACGCCCGGACCGTGGACTTTTCCCAGTTGACGGAGCAGCCCGGCAGTAGTCGCCCCTTGGCCTTTTCCTATGAAACTGAGGAGTTTATCACTGAGCAGCTGCCCTGTTGGTACACCCACACCAACGAAGAAACCATCGCGGTGGTGAAGGCCAATTTGCACCGCTCACCTATTCAGACGGGAGCTGTGGTGGGAGAGGGGCCACGGTTTTGCCCTTCCATCGACCGCAAGGTACTGAGATTTCCCGATCAGATTCGGCACATGGTATTCCTCGAGCCGGAAGGGCACTATACCACGGAGCTCTATGCCCTGGGAATGACCACCGCAATGCCCGAGGATGTGCAGATCAAAATCGTCCGCAGTCTGCCGGGTCTGAGCCGGGCGGAGTTGATGCGCCCGGGATACGCGGTGGAGTACGATTACATCGATCCCAGTCAATTGACCTTGAGCATGGAGAATCGGCGGATCAAGGGCCTATTTACCGCCGGGCAGATTAACGGCTCCTCCGGCTATGAGGAAGCCGCGGGGCAGGGCTTGATGGCCGGAATTAACGCCGCGCGTCAGTGTCAGGGGCTGGAGCCGGTGATTTTGGATCGCTCCATGGCCTACATCGGCGTGATGATCGATGATCTGGTCAACAAGGGCGTGACGGAGCCCTATCGGATGATGACCTCCCGGGCTGAGTATCGTCTGATGCTGCGCATCGATAACGCGGACCTGCGGTTGACGGAAATCGGGAGAGAGATTGGGCTCATCGGAGATGATAGGTATGCCAAGTTTCTTGCCAAGAAGCGAGCTATTGAGCAAACGGTGAGCTGGCTGCGGTCCACTCAAGTGAACCCGACCCGAGAGGTAAGGGAAGCATTACAGAAGCTGGGAAGTGGAGACTTAGCCAAGTCAGTCACCGCCGCAGAAATACTGCAAAGGCCAGAGATTGGCTATCGGGATCTGGAGAAGGTGATCCCCGGGGTGCCTAAGCTGCCGGAGGCCACCGCGGAGGTGGTGGAGATTGAAATCAAGTTTTCCTCCTATATTGAAAGGCAGCAGCGACAGGTAGCCCAATTTCGAGAACTTGAGGATTTGCCAATTCCGCTATCCATCGATTACGATGCCATCAAGGGTTTGCGTAGTGAAGCCAGGGATCGCCTCAAGGCCGTCAGGCCATTGTCCGTGGGACAAGCCGCGCGGTTACCCGGTGTTTCCCCCGCGGATGTTTCAGTGTTGGCCATCTATGTTCGTTCCCTTGCAGGGGGAGCACCCAGCAAGGGGCAGTCCAGGAACGTCCCAGGGTCAGGCTTGGACAGTGAGGCCAGGGTGAGTAGTTAG
- a CDS encoding tetratricopeptide repeat protein: MNEHRQGQQPDLQQRLLEAEIQLDKNNLGDAEKLFQEILEQDPNNAKAWSKLGVAKIRMGDKAAAKECWEMAIRLDDKNAPAYSNLGNLAKEAGNLDQAIEFYKRAIKADPDFPTAYHNLGVALREKGDIGESINNLKKAARLQRNYAKSDLQKVPKKQRNIAWAIMVGLGVLIFYLISRSIGG, encoded by the coding sequence ATGAATGAACATCGACAGGGACAACAACCTGACCTTCAGCAAAGGCTGCTGGAAGCTGAAATTCAGTTGGATAAAAACAACCTCGGCGATGCGGAGAAGCTGTTTCAGGAAATATTGGAGCAAGATCCCAACAACGCGAAGGCCTGGAGTAAGTTGGGAGTGGCCAAGATCCGCATGGGGGATAAGGCAGCGGCCAAAGAGTGCTGGGAGATGGCTATTCGTCTCGATGACAAAAACGCACCGGCCTACAGCAATTTGGGCAATCTCGCTAAGGAGGCCGGGAACCTGGACCAGGCCATTGAGTTTTACAAGAGGGCCATCAAGGCCGACCCTGACTTTCCCACCGCTTACCATAATCTCGGGGTGGCTTTAAGGGAGAAGGGGGATATCGGAGAGTCCATCAACAACCTGAAAAAGGCAGCTCGCCTGCAGCGCAATTACGCCAAGAGCGACTTGCAAAAGGTCCCAAAGAAGCAGCGGAATATTGCCTGGGCGATCATGGTGGGTCTGGGGGTACTCATTTTCTATCTGATCTCTCGATCCATAGGAGGCTGA
- the rsmG gene encoding 16S rRNA (guanine(527)-N(7))-methyltransferase RsmG, with product MGLAISEEQRELLAGYYRLLVEWNARMNLTTIVEPQEAAVKHMLDSLVLTKLGEEFFSGPAVDVGTGAGFPGIPLKIARPTMPMALVDSLAKRVGFLQVVVDELGLTGVDLWHRRAEEMGRDTMHREGYHLVVARAVAQLSVLLEYCLPLCRLGGWFVAYKGPQVREELEDAEVAAKELGGKLAALKEYDLPQEMGSRTLVIFQKVTPTPGKYPRRAGIPARKPLGK from the coding sequence ATGGGTCTGGCCATTAGCGAAGAGCAGCGGGAATTACTGGCGGGGTACTACCGGTTGCTTGTGGAATGGAATGCCAGGATGAACTTGACAACCATTGTGGAACCCCAGGAAGCCGCGGTCAAGCATATGCTGGACTCCTTGGTTTTGACTAAGCTGGGGGAGGAGTTTTTCTCCGGCCCAGCCGTCGATGTGGGTACCGGAGCTGGGTTCCCCGGGATCCCGCTGAAAATTGCCAGGCCAACCATGCCCATGGCTTTGGTGGATTCCCTGGCAAAGCGGGTGGGCTTTTTGCAGGTGGTGGTCGACGAGCTTGGATTAACGGGAGTGGATCTGTGGCATCGACGGGCTGAGGAGATGGGAAGAGACACGATGCACCGGGAGGGCTATCACCTGGTGGTGGCCAGGGCGGTGGCCCAGCTGTCGGTGCTGTTGGAATACTGCCTTCCCCTCTGCCGTCTGGGAGGTTGGTTTGTGGCCTACAAGGGCCCCCAGGTAAGGGAAGAACTAGAGGATGCAGAGGTGGCGGCAAAGGAGCTGGGAGGAAAGCTGGCTGCCCTGAAGGAGTATGATTTGCCCCAGGAGATGGGAAGCCGTACCTTAGTGATCTTCCAGAAAGTTACTCCTACCCCAGGGAAATATCCCCGCAGGGCCGGAATACCGGCGAGAAAACCCCTGGGAAAGTAG
- the mnmE gene encoding tRNA uridine-5-carboxymethylaminomethyl(34) synthesis GTPase MnmE: MTPLSADTIAAISTALGEGGIGIVRLSGDRAIAIADEIYRGARPLREVEAGRIVYGRVGTENEVVDEVLVSVFRKPHSYTREDIVEINCHGGIAVVRRVLDLVLSHGARLAEPGEFTKRAFLNGRLDLSQAEAVIDVIRAKTDLSLRSAVLQLTGRMSERIKPVRSQLIDAIAHIEAAVDYPDEDIDVLEKDDLVNQLRQVETALEEILATADTGRILREGVAVAIVGRPNVGKSSLLNLLLRENRALVTDIAGTTRDLIEETMNLRGIPVRIVDTAGIRQTEDVVETLGVARAKESIAEADIVLFVIDGSTALTDDDREIAKLLEDTKVLGVINKLDQGIVVSKGELAELVPKAQWVEMSAQEGTNLEELEECLWNLIGVSGTLASGDEVIVTRERHREAIKDAVEALRDALATIASDLPYDLASIDLQLAADALGKITGETVQEDIIDRIFERFCLGK; this comes from the coding sequence CTGACACCATTGTCCGCAGATACCATTGCAGCCATTAGTACCGCGCTGGGAGAGGGCGGTATCGGAATAGTTCGGCTCAGCGGTGATCGGGCCATCGCCATTGCCGATGAAATCTATCGGGGAGCCCGGCCCTTAAGGGAAGTTGAGGCCGGGAGAATTGTCTATGGCCGGGTGGGTACAGAGAATGAAGTTGTCGATGAAGTGTTGGTTTCTGTCTTTAGAAAGCCCCATTCCTATACCAGAGAAGATATTGTGGAGATCAACTGCCACGGAGGGATTGCCGTGGTGCGCCGGGTGCTGGATTTGGTGTTGAGCCATGGGGCGAGATTGGCGGAGCCCGGGGAATTTACCAAGCGAGCCTTTCTTAACGGCCGATTGGATCTGAGTCAGGCGGAAGCGGTCATCGATGTGATCCGGGCAAAGACGGATCTAAGCCTGCGTTCCGCGGTGTTGCAGCTGACGGGAAGGATGTCGGAAAGAATTAAGCCGGTGCGTTCCCAGCTAATTGATGCCATTGCCCACATTGAAGCCGCGGTGGATTACCCCGATGAAGACATTGATGTGTTGGAGAAGGATGATTTGGTCAATCAGCTCCGGCAGGTGGAGACCGCACTAGAGGAGATTTTAGCCACTGCCGACACCGGCAGGATCCTGCGGGAGGGAGTGGCGGTGGCCATCGTCGGCCGACCTAATGTCGGCAAATCCAGTCTGCTCAACCTGCTGCTGCGGGAAAATCGGGCTTTGGTGACGGATATTGCGGGAACCACCAGGGATCTCATCGAGGAAACGATGAATCTGCGGGGGATTCCCGTCCGGATTGTCGATACTGCGGGAATCCGGCAGACCGAGGATGTGGTCGAGACCCTAGGAGTGGCTCGGGCCAAGGAGTCCATCGCCGAGGCCGATATTGTCCTGTTTGTAATCGATGGCTCTACTGCGTTGACCGATGATGACCGAGAGATCGCTAAGTTGCTGGAGGATACCAAGGTTCTCGGCGTGATCAATAAACTGGATCAAGGGATCGTTGTTTCGAAAGGGGAACTAGCTGAGTTGGTCCCCAAGGCGCAGTGGGTGGAAATGTCTGCGCAGGAAGGCACTAATCTTGAGGAGTTAGAAGAATGCCTTTGGAACCTGATCGGGGTCAGCGGTACGTTGGCCAGCGGCGATGAAGTGATCGTAACCAGGGAGCGGCATCGGGAAGCGATTAAGGATGCAGTAGAGGCACTGCGGGATGCCTTGGCGACCATTGCCAGCGATCTTCCCTATGATTTGGCCTCCATTGATTTGCAGCTGGCCGCGGATGCCCTGGGGAAGATCACCGGAGAAACGGTGCAGGAAGACATTATTGATCGGATTTTTGAGCGCTTCTGTTTGGGAAAATAG
- the yyaC gene encoding spore protease YyaC: protein MQLPRDIVRSDITPDTYSRVHVDNPNAAHYLAQGLLHYIEGRGFAASHRPLVVVCVGTDRSTGDALGPLVGTHLEELNLANMHVYGTLEDPVHATNLEARSRAIYQKHKGSLILAVDGCLGKNESVGFLSLKGGPLLPGTGVNKDLPAIGELHLIGVVNVGGFMEYFVLQNTRLSLVLRMSRVIARALALTAEALPNLSPTRGRTNLFA from the coding sequence ATGCAGCTACCTCGAGACATTGTGCGCTCCGACATAACACCAGACACCTATTCCCGAGTTCATGTTGACAACCCCAACGCAGCGCATTACTTAGCCCAGGGACTGTTACATTACATCGAAGGTCGTGGCTTTGCCGCCTCCCATCGACCCTTGGTAGTGGTTTGCGTCGGAACGGATCGGTCTACGGGAGATGCCCTCGGTCCCTTAGTGGGAACGCACCTTGAGGAACTTAATTTGGCTAATATGCATGTGTATGGCACCTTGGAGGATCCTGTCCATGCTACTAACTTGGAAGCTAGATCCAGGGCTATTTACCAGAAACACAAGGGTTCCCTAATCCTTGCCGTCGATGGCTGCCTAGGGAAAAATGAAAGTGTAGGTTTCCTTAGTCTGAAGGGGGGACCTCTCCTACCGGGAACGGGAGTTAACAAGGATCTGCCTGCCATCGGCGAACTGCATTTGATCGGAGTCGTTAATGTCGGTGGATTTATGGAATACTTCGTATTGCAAAACACCCGTTTGTCCTTAGTACTGAGAATGTCTCGAGTGATCGCCAGGGCCCTAGCCCTGACCGCTGAAGCCTTACCAAACCTATCCCCTACTAGAGGCAGAACCAATCTGTTTGCATAG
- a CDS encoding ParB/RepB/Spo0J family partition protein has protein sequence MIPVPRVPRRIAGWPGRWWSVARQALGKGLEALIPQRLEVEDSDPGTSGLQEVDIDLVVPNRSQPRRHFDEEKLQELGESIKARGMLQPLVVREVDGGFEIVAGERRWRAARMVGLEKVPVIVGDYTDKEVMEVALIENLQREDLNPIEEAEAFRRLIEEFSLTQEEVARAVGKGRATIANSLRLLSLVPDVRQLVADGKLSAGHAKVLASLSDTGQREYAMRVLAEGLSVRQLEELVSGETKKSRRNRTRSVASSPPPELRAVAERLQEALGTKVTIKAKDEKYSQGKIEVEFYSVEDLDRILDLLG, from the coding sequence ATGATCCCAGTTCCAAGGGTGCCGAGGCGTATCGCCGGTTGGCCAGGGAGGTGGTGGAGCGTGGCTAGACAAGCACTGGGAAAGGGTTTAGAAGCCCTGATTCCGCAGCGGTTGGAGGTGGAGGATAGTGACCCCGGCACTTCTGGGCTGCAGGAAGTAGATATCGACTTGGTGGTACCCAATCGTTCCCAGCCTCGCAGGCACTTCGATGAGGAGAAGTTACAGGAGTTGGGAGAATCCATCAAAGCCAGAGGCATGCTCCAGCCCTTGGTGGTCCGGGAGGTTGACGGAGGGTTTGAAATCGTTGCCGGGGAGCGACGATGGAGGGCAGCCCGGATGGTGGGATTGGAGAAGGTTCCTGTCATCGTCGGTGATTACACCGACAAGGAAGTAATGGAAGTGGCTTTGATTGAGAACCTGCAGCGGGAGGACCTTAATCCCATCGAAGAGGCAGAGGCCTTTCGGAGGCTCATCGAGGAGTTCTCCCTTACCCAGGAAGAGGTGGCACGGGCGGTGGGCAAGGGTAGGGCCACCATTGCCAACAGCTTGCGGCTCTTGTCCCTGGTCCCTGATGTAAGACAACTGGTGGCTGATGGTAAGTTAAGCGCTGGACATGCCAAGGTGCTGGCCTCACTGTCGGATACAGGACAACGGGAGTATGCCATGCGGGTACTGGCCGAGGGATTGTCGGTCCGCCAGCTGGAGGAACTGGTTAGCGGGGAGACCAAGAAATCCCGGCGAAATCGCACTAGAAGTGTAGCCTCTTCACCGCCGCCGGAGTTGAGGGCGGTGGCGGAAAGACTGCAGGAGGCCCTGGGCACCAAGGTTACCATTAAGGCCAAGGATGAAAAATATAGCCAGGGAAAAATCGAAGTCGAGTTTTATTCAGTAGAGGATTTAGATCGGATTCTTGACCTTTTGGGGTAA